In a single window of the Scyliorhinus torazame isolate Kashiwa2021f chromosome 2, sScyTor2.1, whole genome shotgun sequence genome:
- the LOC140407892 gene encoding 2-oxo-4-hydroxy-4-carboxy-5-ureidoimidazoline decarboxylase-like → MEMRTVNSMNYEQFLDVFGNVIEKCPLIAAAVWTGRPFSSVSALEKNIGDFIDSLPRSGKEGILRCHPDLAGRELLRGTLSPDSQGEQSRAGLTSLTPAQRSQLSELNASYKSRFNFPFVICVRMNDRETIIQQLGSRISNSPEQELQIGIQEVKKICHLRLLDISSQVSQATKL, encoded by the coding sequence ATGGAAATGCGAACTGTTAACTCCATGAATTATGAACAGTTTCTCGATGTGTTTGGGAATGTGATTGAGAAATGTCCCCTCATTGCAGCTGCAGTTTGGACAGGTCGCCCCTTTTCAAGTGTGAGCGCCTTGGAGAAAAACATTGGAGATTTTATAGATTCCCTGCCTCGGTCAGGGAAAGAGGGAATCCTGCGGTGCCACCCCGACCTGGCTGGGAGAGAGCTACTCAGAGGAACACTGTCACCCGATTCCCAGGGAGAGCAGAGCCGAGCCGGCTTAACCAGCCTCACTCCAGCTCAGAGATCCCAGCTCAGTGAATTAAATGCTTCTTACAAGAGCCGATTTAATTTCCCGTTCGTGATCTGTGTCCGGATGAATGACAGGGAAACCATAATCCAACAGCTCGGCAGCAGGATCAGCAACAGCCCGGAGCAGGAGCTCCAGATCGGTATCCAGGAGGTTAAAAAAATCTGCCACCTGCGCCTTTTGGACATCTCCAGCCAAGTATCCCAGGCCACCAAGCTTTAa